A section of the Caballeronia sp. M1242 genome encodes:
- a CDS encoding ferredoxin--NADP reductase codes for MSNLNSQTVLSVHHWTDTLFSFTCTRDASFRFENGQFTMVGLEVDGKPLLRAYSLASANYEEHLEFLSIKVPDGPLTSRLQHLKVGDSVLIGKKPTGTLVADNLLPGKTLWLLSTGTGLAPFMSIIKDPDVYDRYEKIVLTHTCRFVDELAYKDFITEHLPAHEHIGEIVSEKLVYYPTVTREEFANRGRITDLIETKKLFSDLSVEPFSIENDRVMLCGSPHMLRDTRQLLDSLGFQEGSNNHPGHYVVEKAFVG; via the coding sequence ATGAGCAACCTCAACTCTCAAACCGTTCTGAGCGTCCACCACTGGACCGACACGCTTTTCAGTTTCACCTGCACTCGCGACGCCTCGTTCCGCTTTGAGAACGGCCAGTTCACGATGGTGGGCCTCGAAGTCGACGGCAAGCCGCTTCTGCGCGCCTACAGCCTCGCGAGCGCGAACTACGAAGAGCATCTCGAATTCTTAAGCATCAAGGTGCCGGACGGCCCGCTGACTTCGCGTCTGCAGCACCTGAAGGTCGGCGATTCCGTGCTGATTGGCAAGAAGCCGACGGGCACGCTGGTCGCGGACAACCTGCTGCCGGGCAAGACGCTGTGGCTGCTTTCCACTGGCACCGGCCTCGCGCCGTTCATGTCGATCATCAAGGACCCGGACGTCTACGACCGCTACGAGAAGATCGTGCTGACGCATACGTGCCGCTTCGTCGATGAACTCGCGTACAAGGACTTCATCACGGAGCATTTGCCGGCGCACGAGCACATCGGCGAGATCGTTTCGGAGAAGCTCGTCTATTACCCGACCGTGACGCGCGAAGAATTCGCGAACCGCGGCCGCATCACCGACCTGATCGAGACGAAGAAGCTGTTCTCGGATCTGTCGGTGGAGCCGTTCTCGATCGAAAACGACCGCGTGATGCTCTGCGGCAGCCCGCATATGCTGCGCGACACGCGTCAGCTGCTCGACTCGCTGGGCTTCCAGGAAGGCAGCAACAACCATCCGGGGCATTACGTCGTCGAGAAGGCGTTCGTCGGCTGA
- a CDS encoding sensor histidine kinase: MNPSALIGLDQRATSCATVRGVSSATPEASGLPFSALFDAKLESDREVERLRARVRDLASQVCAADERVRRSIAADLHDEAGAILTAANLAVARAEYLLPADAPAACTEALRQARECLAEVAASNHRIVEGLHAPALDAGLPAALAEWLATFGARAGLSVNLSCSVEIYAKRLPQGLSHAFFRITQEALNNVARHAHATRANVTLAADDDALTLVVEDDGIGITPVARRKAGRLGFASMRSRCEAFGGTLRVGASKTGGTCVRARLPWTAAPRAALRAVND; encoded by the coding sequence ATGAACCCGTCGGCCCTGATCGGACTGGATCAGCGTGCAACGTCCTGCGCCACCGTGCGCGGTGTGTCGTCAGCGACGCCGGAGGCATCCGGCTTACCGTTTTCCGCTCTATTCGACGCCAAGCTGGAAAGCGACCGCGAGGTCGAGCGCCTGCGCGCCCGCGTACGGGATCTCGCTTCGCAAGTCTGCGCGGCCGATGAGCGCGTTCGCCGCAGCATCGCCGCCGACCTGCACGACGAAGCAGGCGCCATTCTCACCGCTGCGAACCTCGCAGTAGCGCGCGCCGAATATCTGCTGCCCGCCGATGCGCCCGCTGCCTGCACAGAAGCGCTGCGCCAGGCGCGCGAATGTCTCGCCGAAGTCGCCGCGTCCAACCACAGGATCGTGGAGGGCCTGCACGCGCCGGCGCTCGACGCCGGACTGCCTGCCGCGCTCGCGGAATGGCTCGCAACCTTCGGCGCGCGCGCCGGTCTCTCCGTTAATTTATCTTGTTCAGTTGAAATCTACGCGAAGCGTTTGCCGCAGGGTCTGTCCCACGCGTTCTTTCGCATCACGCAGGAAGCACTAAACAACGTCGCGCGGCACGCGCATGCGACGCGCGCGAACGTGACGCTCGCAGCCGACGACGACGCGCTCACGCTCGTGGTGGAGGACGACGGCATCGGCATCACGCCCGTTGCGCGCCGGAAAGCCGGGCGGCTCGGGTTCGCGAGCATGCGCTCTCGCTGCGAGGCGTTCGGCGGCACGCTGCGCGTGGGCGCATCGAAGACGGGCGGGACCTGCGTGCGCGCGCGCCTCCCGTGGACGGCCGCGCCGCGCGCCGCGCTGCGCGCGGTCAACGACTGA
- the rqpR gene encoding response regulator transcription factor RqpR (The RqpSR system (Regulating Quorum sensing and Pathogenicity Sensor kinase and Response regulator) co-occurs with and modulates the expression of cis-2-dodecenoic acid quorum-sensing systems.), with amino-acid sequence MALKILLADDHAIVRRGVAQLLLERGVASEVSEAETGAQALALAARVSFDVALLDISLPDTTGLDVLKRLKRDAPRLPVLMFSMYREDQYAVRALKAGAAGYLSKTADPALMIRAVQQVAAGRKYVSPEMAEALANYVSLDSERMPHENLSDREFQTLCMLASGKRLTDIANALSLSVKTVSVYRARLLDKMKLANNAELTFYVLSNRLVDMNPAIAG; translated from the coding sequence ATGGCGCTCAAGATTCTTCTCGCCGACGATCACGCCATCGTGCGCCGTGGCGTCGCGCAATTGCTGCTGGAGCGCGGCGTCGCGTCGGAGGTCAGCGAAGCGGAAACGGGCGCGCAGGCGCTGGCGCTCGCTGCGCGCGTCTCTTTCGACGTCGCGCTCCTCGACATCTCGCTACCCGATACGACCGGCCTCGACGTCCTGAAGCGCCTGAAGCGCGACGCGCCGCGTCTGCCGGTGCTCATGTTCTCCATGTATCGCGAAGACCAGTACGCGGTGCGCGCGCTGAAGGCGGGCGCGGCAGGTTATCTATCGAAGACGGCGGACCCCGCGCTGATGATCCGCGCGGTTCAACAGGTCGCAGCCGGCCGTAAGTACGTCAGCCCGGAAATGGCGGAGGCGCTCGCCAATTACGTCTCACTGGATAGCGAACGGATGCCGCACGAGAACTTGTCGGACCGCGAGTTCCAGACGCTCTGCATGCTGGCATCGGGCAAGCGGCTGACCGACATCGCGAACGCGCTGTCGTTGTCGGTTAAGACGGTCAGCGTGTATCGCGCGCGCCTGCTCGACAAGATGAAGCTGGCCAACAACGCCGAACTCACGTTCTATGTCCTCTCGAACCGCCTCGTCGATATGAACCCTGCGATCGCAGGCTGA
- a CDS encoding amino acid permease translates to MSLFRKKNIEHMLAGAHSTSLKKTLGALDLTFLGIGAIIGTGIFVLTGTGAVQAGPALMVSFIVAAIACCFAALAYAEFSSTIPVAGSIYTYSYATLGELAAWIIGWDLMLEYGLATSAVSVGWSGYLQSLLSGFGISLPTALTAAPGALPDHVTYFNLPAFLVMMVITWLLSIGVKESTRINNVMVAIKVTVVLLVIAVGVFHVTPANWHPFMPHGWSGVFGAAAVMFFAFIGFDSVSSAAEEVKNPKRDLPIGIISSLAVCAVLYVAVAAVVTGIVPAAQFAHISHPVSYALQVAGQNWVAGFIDLGAVLGMLTVILVMSYGQTRIIYAMSRDGLLPAKLSSVHPRFATPFFTTWLVGSFFGLIGALVPLNVLAELINIGTLAAFSMVSIAVLILRRTHPDLPRAFRCPGVPVVPILAVASCLFLMLNLTATTWIAFVVWLVIGLVIYFVYSRRHSALGRVQAQPASAKAAKRETVTH, encoded by the coding sequence ATGTCGTTGTTCCGCAAGAAAAACATCGAGCACATGCTGGCCGGCGCGCACAGCACGTCACTCAAGAAAACGCTTGGCGCGCTGGACCTGACGTTTCTCGGCATCGGCGCGATCATCGGCACCGGCATCTTCGTGCTCACGGGCACCGGCGCCGTGCAGGCCGGACCCGCGCTGATGGTGTCGTTCATCGTCGCGGCCATCGCTTGCTGCTTCGCCGCGCTCGCCTACGCGGAGTTTTCGTCGACCATTCCGGTCGCCGGTTCCATCTACACGTATTCGTACGCGACGCTCGGCGAACTGGCCGCGTGGATCATCGGCTGGGACTTGATGCTCGAATACGGGCTCGCGACGTCCGCCGTTTCAGTGGGGTGGTCGGGCTATCTGCAATCGCTGCTGTCGGGCTTCGGCATCAGCCTGCCGACGGCGCTCACCGCCGCGCCCGGCGCGCTGCCGGACCACGTCACGTACTTCAACCTGCCCGCGTTCCTCGTGATGATGGTCATTACGTGGCTGCTGTCGATCGGCGTAAAGGAATCCACGCGCATCAACAACGTGATGGTCGCGATCAAGGTAACGGTCGTGCTGCTGGTGATCGCGGTCGGCGTATTCCACGTCACGCCGGCGAACTGGCATCCGTTCATGCCGCACGGCTGGTCCGGCGTGTTCGGCGCGGCGGCGGTTATGTTCTTCGCGTTCATCGGCTTCGATTCGGTGTCGTCCGCGGCCGAGGAAGTGAAGAACCCGAAGCGCGATCTGCCCATCGGCATCATTTCGTCGCTCGCGGTGTGCGCGGTGCTGTACGTGGCGGTGGCGGCGGTCGTGACGGGCATTGTGCCGGCAGCGCAGTTCGCGCACATCTCGCATCCGGTGTCGTACGCGCTGCAAGTGGCGGGGCAGAACTGGGTGGCGGGTTTCATCGACCTCGGCGCGGTGCTCGGCATGCTCACCGTGATTCTCGTGATGAGCTACGGCCAGACGCGCATCATCTACGCGATGTCGCGTGACGGACTGCTCCCCGCCAAACTCTCGAGCGTGCATCCGCGCTTTGCGACGCCGTTTTTCACGACGTGGCTCGTCGGCAGCTTCTTCGGCCTGATCGGCGCGCTCGTGCCGCTCAACGTGCTCGCCGAGCTGATCAACATCGGCACGCTCGCCGCGTTCTCGATGGTCTCCATCGCCGTGCTGATCCTGCGCCGCACGCATCCCGACCTGCCGCGCGCGTTCCGCTGCCCGGGCGTTCCCGTCGTGCCGATTCTCGCGGTGGCGTCGTGCCTCTTCCTGATGCTCAACCTGACGGCGACGACGTGGATTGCGTTCGTCGTCTGGCTCGTGATCGGCCTCGTGATTTACTTCGTGTACTCGCGCCGTCATTCGGCGCTGGGCCGCGTTCAGGCGCAGCCCGCGAGCGCGAAGGCCGCGAAGCGCGAAACCGTTACGCACTGA
- a CDS encoding (2Fe-2S)-binding protein, producing MTLSISLTVNGKPVTAKVEPHVLLVQFLRENLGLTGTHIGCDTAQCGACTVHLDGRAIKSCNILAAQADGMSVTTIEGMSKDGQLHPMQAAFRECHGLQCGFCTPGMVMSASALAAESPDLTEEEVRDQLDGNLCRCTGYHNIVKAVLEGAQNMKAGA from the coding sequence ATGACGCTCAGCATCAGCCTGACGGTCAACGGCAAACCCGTGACCGCGAAGGTGGAACCGCATGTCCTGCTCGTTCAGTTTCTCCGCGAAAACCTCGGGCTGACCGGTACGCATATCGGCTGCGATACCGCGCAGTGCGGCGCGTGCACCGTTCATCTCGACGGCCGCGCGATCAAATCGTGCAACATTCTCGCCGCGCAGGCCGACGGCATGAGCGTGACGACCATCGAGGGCATGTCGAAAGACGGCCAGCTTCATCCGATGCAGGCGGCGTTCAGGGAATGCCACGGCCTGCAGTGCGGCTTCTGCACGCCGGGCATGGTGATGAGCGCGAGCGCGCTCGCAGCCGAATCGCCCGATCTCACCGAGGAAGAAGTCCGCGATCAGCTCGACGGCAATCTGTGCCGCTGCACGGGCTATCACAACATCGTGAAGGCGGTCCTCGAAGGCGCGCAGAACATGAAAGCGGGCGCCTGA